One genomic window of Candidatus Eisenbacteria bacterium includes the following:
- a CDS encoding T9SS type A sorting domain-containing protein yields the protein MAMVRAKTSLCSLFLSAVVAGMLFLVVSVLWVTAEGAASATEPAPTLSEKRDGGTVQLPGSMDPMDVVRMVERNRVRVGGRHSVSELDRDSSAVLHGDVHYERDYFDYGGESFAGAPVRGALPLSVDGKSQAAGRLASADEVGSPFLIGRGEPMYGPAANDQCYPAVAFDGTNYLVVWEDDRSGTYSDIYGARVSAGGSVLDTTGIAISTAPIDQLNPAVAFDGTNYLVVWMDNRSRSSWDIYGARVSVGGSVLDPGGIAVATGTTNQYNPAIGFDGTNCLVVWMDYGSGSGYDIYGARVSTNGSVLDPGSIAISTAANSQEFPAIAFDGTDFLVVWEDGRSGTYSDIYGARVSAGGSVLDPGGVAISTAALNQFRPRIAFDGTNFLVVWHDSRNGPYYDVYGVRVSAGGSVLDTADIAISTAAMDQLYPAIAFDGTNYLVVWMDDRSRTSWDSYGARVSTDGSVLDPGGIAVATSPGDQFSPAIAFDGTNFLVVWHDYRSGSRDIYGTRMSAGGSVLDAAGIAISTAANNQFYPAIASDGTDFLVVWEDNRGRSYDIYGARVSGGGSVLDPGGIAISTGARTERGPAVAFDGTSYLVVWHDYRSGTYSDIYGARVGTDGSVLDPGGIAISTATNYQFNPAVAFDGTNCLVVWEDWRNYYSGWDDPVYPDIYGARVSVDGSVLDPGGIAISTGAYEKWCPAIAFDGTNYLVVWEDNRSSGYSDIYGARVGMDGSVLDPDGIAISTAAHIQYLPAVASDGTDYLVVWDDRRNVTESYPFHDIYGARVSAGGSVLDTAGIGIATGTNDQRRPAIAFDETNYLVVWEDYYSGSGSGYEIYGARVLPAGTVLDPAGFAISAGAYDQLRPALASGTSSGMMISYQSFTPAPTYGSYRIWGNAWNGPVDIAFASASATAEQGHVTLSWQMAVEAVTSSFRIERSESLEGEFLTLDLPISMSSGFKFSCTDCSVQPGKTYWYRIVLVGSSWEESYGPVEVRVGAVPTAYRAHQSYPNPFNPLCTIGYDVPRAGKVSLQVFDVTGSLVRILVNGWREPGEYSEAWNGRADDGSASPSGVYFYRLKAGDFVATRKMVLMR from the coding sequence ATGGCAATGGTTAGAGCAAAGACTAGCTTGTGTTCACTCTTCCTCAGCGCAGTTGTAGCTGGGATGTTGTTCTTGGTTGTCTCAGTTCTGTGGGTGACTGCCGAAGGGGCAGCGTCGGCAACTGAACCGGCCCCGACCTTATCCGAAAAGCGCGATGGGGGTACAGTGCAGCTTCCCGGTAGTATGGATCCGATGGATGTAGTGCGGATGGTGGAGAGGAATAGGGTGCGCGTGGGGGGGAGGCACAGTGTGAGTGAATTGGATCGCGACTCATCAGCGGTCCTACATGGTGATGTTCACTACGAGCGCGACTACTTTGATTACGGTGGCGAGAGCTTTGCGGGTGCACCTGTCCGCGGTGCTCTGCCTTTGTCTGTTGACGGGAAGTCCCAGGCCGCGGGTCGTCTTGCGAGTGCTGATGAGGTTGGGTCGCCCTTTCTCATCGGCCGTGGAGAGCCCATGTATGGGCCTGCAGCGAATGATCAGTGCTACCCTGCAGTAGCTTTTGATGGGACAAACTATCTTGTGGTGTGGGAGGACGATCGCAGCGGCACGTATTCCGACATCTACGGGGCACGAGTGAGTGCAGGTGGTAGCGTGCTTGACACGACCGGTATAGCGATCTCGACCGCACCGATCGATCAGTTGAACCCTGCAGTAGCTTTTGATGGGACAAACTATCTTGTGGTGTGGATGGACAACCGCAGTCGCTCGTCCTGGGACATCTACGGTGCGCGTGTGAGTGTAGGTGGTAGTGTGCTTGATCCCGGAGGGATAGCCGTCGCAACAGGAACGACCAATCAATACAACCCTGCGATAGGTTTTGATGGGACAAACTGTCTTGTAGTGTGGATGGACTACGGCAGCGGCTCCGGTTATGACATCTACGGTGCGCGGGTGAGTACGAATGGTAGTGTGCTTGATCCGGGTAGCATAGCGATCTCTACTGCAGCGAACAGTCAGGAGTTCCCAGCGATAGCTTTTGATGGGACAGACTTTCTTGTGGTGTGGGAGGATGGTCGCAGCGGCACGTATTCTGACATCTACGGGGCGCGCGTGAGTGCGGGCGGCAGCGTGCTTGATCCGGGTGGCGTCGCGATCTCAACTGCAGCGTTGAATCAGTTCCGCCCTAGGATAGCATTTGATGGGACAAACTTTCTTGTGGTGTGGCATGACTCTCGTAATGGCCCGTACTATGACGTCTACGGTGTGCGCGTGAGTGCAGGTGGTAGTGTGCTTGACACGGCCGATATAGCGATCTCAACTGCTGCGATGGATCAGTTGTACCCTGCAATAGCTTTTGACGGGACAAACTATCTTGTGGTGTGGATGGACGACCGCAGTCGCACGTCCTGGGACAGCTACGGTGCGCGAGTGAGTACGGATGGTAGTGTGCTTGATCCCGGAGGGATAGCCGTCGCAACATCACCGGGCGATCAGTTCAGCCCTGCGATAGCCTTTGATGGGACAAATTTTCTTGTGGTGTGGCATGACTATCGCAGTGGCTCGAGAGACATCTACGGCACGCGCATGAGTGCGGGTGGTAGTGTGCTTGACGCGGCCGGTATAGCGATCTCGACTGCAGCGAACAATCAGTTCTACCCTGCGATAGCTTCTGATGGGACAGACTTTCTTGTGGTGTGGGAGGACAATCGTGGTCGCTCGTATGACATCTATGGTGCACGGGTGAGTGGGGGTGGAAGTGTGCTTGATCCGGGTGGCATAGCCATCTCAACTGGAGCGAGGACTGAGCGCGGGCCTGCAGTAGCTTTTGATGGGACAAGCTACCTTGTGGTGTGGCATGACTATCGCAGTGGCACGTACTCTGACATCTACGGTGCACGAGTAGGCACGGATGGTAGTGTGCTTGACCCGGGTGGCATAGCCATTTCGACTGCAACGAACTATCAGTTCAATCCTGCAGTAGCTTTTGATGGGACAAACTGTCTCGTGGTGTGGGAGGACTGGCGCAACTACTACAGCGGCTGGGACGATCCTGTTTACCCGGACATCTACGGTGCGCGAGTGAGCGTGGACGGTAGTGTGCTTGATCCCGGCGGCATCGCGATCTCGACTGGAGCGTACGAGAAGTGGTGCCCCGCGATAGCTTTTGATGGGACAAACTATCTTGTGGTGTGGGAGGACAATCGCAGTAGCGGGTACTCTGACATCTACGGTGCACGAGTGGGTATGGATGGTAGTGTGCTCGATCCGGATGGCATAGCCATCTCAACTGCAGCGCACATTCAGTACTTGCCTGCGGTAGCTTCTGATGGGACAGACTATCTTGTGGTGTGGGACGATCGGCGCAACGTGACTGAGTCCTATCCATTCCATGACATCTACGGTGCGCGGGTGAGTGCGGGCGGTAGTGTACTTGATACCGCCGGTATAGGGATCGCTACTGGAACGAACGACCAACGCCGACCTGCGATAGCTTTTGATGAGACAAACTATCTTGTGGTGTGGGAAGACTACTACAGCGGCAGTGGCTCCGGCTATGAGATCTACGGCGCGCGCGTGCTTCCTGCGGGGACTGTCCTCGACCCGGCAGGCTTCGCCATTTCCGCAGGGGCCTATGACCAGCTCCGTCCCGCTCTGGCTAGCGGGACTTCCTCCGGCATGATGATCTCCTACCAGTCATTTACGCCGGCTCCAACTTATGGTTCTTACCGTATCTGGGGTAACGCTTGGAATGGGCCGGTAGACATAGCCTTCGCCTCAGCCTCGGCAACAGCGGAACAGGGTCATGTCACACTCTCGTGGCAGATGGCGGTGGAGGCTGTGACCTCGAGCTTCCGCATAGAGCGTTCCGAGTCGCTCGAGGGAGAATTCTTGACGCTGGACCTGCCGATATCGATGAGCTCGGGATTTAAGTTCTCTTGCACCGATTGCTCGGTCCAACCGGGCAAGACCTATTGGTACAGGATTGTGTTAGTGGGTTCATCCTGGGAAGAAAGCTACGGACCGGTTGAAGTGCGTGTCGGCGCAGTACCGACTGCGTACCGCGCCCACCAGAGCTATCCCAATCCGTTCAATCCGCTGTGCACGATTGGCTATGACGTACCAAGAGCGGGAAAAGTGAGCCTTCAGGTATTCGATGTGACCGGCTCACTTGTGCGTATTCTTGTCAACGGCTGGCGCGAGCCCGGAGAATACAGTGAAGCGTGGAACGGCAGAGCCGACGACGGCAGCGCATCGCCATCAGGCGTCTACTTCTACCGACTCAAAGCCGGCGACTTCGTGGCCACGCGGAAAATGGTGCTGATGCGATAG
- a CDS encoding protein kinase — protein sequence MIGRTISHYRILERLGEGGMGVVYKAEDIKLRRIVALKFLPPELTRNLEAKERFVREAQAASALDHINICTIYEIDETENGEMFISMACYKGETLKQKIEKGWLEPGEAIRIAMQIGQGLAKAHEQGIVHRDIKPANLFITDDGYVKIVDFGLAKLAGQTGLTRTDKRAGTAAYMSPEQVRGQATDHRTDIWSLGVTLYEMLAGQLPFRGEYEMSVMYSILNESPQPVSVLRSGIPAGLEQIVSRAMLKNPAERYQSAGDLIADLASPEKDMGTATSIETAALSKPRSSVAVLPFANLSADPEQEYFCDGMAENMINALTQVRDLRVVARTSAFSFRGKETDVREIGRKLNVESLLEGSVQKAGNRLRITVQLVNVADGYHLWSEKYDRNLEDVFAIQDEISQAIVDKLKVRVPGVDKAKLRKRYTEDPEAYNLYLKGRWFSEKYTEEGFNKAVEYFRLAIEKDPHFALAVAGLSDAYVGFGLIGCLPKEVAYGKAKVEAEKAIEMDDALAEAHLALANIRLWFDWDLTAAEREFKRAWALNPSNAEVIHQNAHMLVYLGHSEEAVMHMKQAVKLEPLSILMNACLGQILYLARRYDEAIEQLEKTIEMDPNFYSPYIWLAFTYALKGMYEQATETVRGLTTSRPGGKAARATLGYICSVSGRTGEAKDICDELKELSKKETVTPYYLARIYAGLGESEHSIECLNKCYEERDASLAFLKTDPVWDNLRHDTGFVDLIKKMGFEA from the coding sequence ATGATCGGTAGGACAATCTCTCACTACAGAATCCTCGAAAGGCTCGGCGAAGGCGGGATGGGCGTCGTCTACAAAGCCGAAGACATCAAGCTAAGACGGATTGTTGCGCTCAAGTTTCTCCCTCCTGAACTTACTCGCAACCTCGAAGCCAAAGAGCGCTTTGTTCGAGAGGCACAGGCCGCCTCGGCACTCGATCATATCAACATCTGCACAATCTATGAAATCGACGAGACCGAGAACGGCGAGATGTTCATATCAATGGCCTGCTACAAAGGCGAGACTCTCAAACAGAAGATCGAGAAAGGATGGCTCGAACCAGGGGAGGCCATCCGGATTGCAATGCAGATCGGGCAAGGTCTGGCTAAGGCCCACGAGCAAGGCATCGTGCATCGAGACATAAAACCTGCCAACCTATTCATTACGGACGATGGATACGTGAAGATAGTAGACTTCGGGTTGGCAAAGCTGGCTGGCCAGACGGGTTTGACCAGAACCGACAAGCGCGCCGGCACCGCGGCGTACATGTCTCCCGAGCAGGTGAGGGGACAGGCGACAGATCATCGAACGGATATCTGGTCCCTGGGAGTTACGCTTTATGAGATGCTGGCCGGGCAGTTGCCCTTCAGGGGCGAGTACGAGATGTCGGTCATGTATTCAATTCTCAATGAAAGCCCGCAGCCCGTATCGGTATTGCGTTCCGGAATCCCGGCCGGATTGGAGCAGATCGTCAGCAGGGCCATGCTCAAGAATCCGGCTGAACGTTATCAGAGCGCGGGAGACCTCATCGCCGACCTCGCGAGTCCCGAAAAGGACATGGGAACCGCAACCTCTATTGAAACGGCCGCACTATCAAAGCCTCGGTCCTCAGTAGCCGTACTGCCCTTTGCGAATCTGAGCGCAGACCCCGAGCAAGAGTACTTCTGTGACGGCATGGCGGAAAACATGATCAACGCTCTCACGCAGGTGCGGGATCTGCGTGTGGTAGCCAGAACGTCGGCTTTTTCATTCAGAGGAAAAGAGACAGACGTGCGAGAGATCGGGAGGAAACTCAACGTGGAGTCTCTTCTCGAGGGCAGCGTGCAGAAAGCGGGTAACCGGTTGCGCATCACGGTGCAACTTGTGAACGTGGCGGACGGCTATCATCTGTGGTCTGAGAAATACGACCGCAATCTGGAAGATGTTTTTGCTATCCAGGATGAGATCTCACAGGCGATAGTGGACAAGCTGAAGGTCCGAGTCCCAGGAGTCGACAAGGCGAAACTCAGGAAGCGCTATACGGAGGACCCGGAGGCGTACAATCTGTATTTGAAGGGCCGTTGGTTCAGCGAGAAATACACGGAAGAAGGATTCAACAAGGCCGTCGAGTATTTTCGGTTGGCAATAGAGAAAGACCCTCACTTTGCCCTCGCCGTTGCGGGTTTGTCCGACGCTTACGTTGGGTTTGGGCTTATTGGCTGCTTGCCCAAGGAAGTCGCGTATGGCAAGGCAAAAGTAGAAGCAGAGAAGGCGATAGAAATGGATGATGCGCTCGCCGAGGCTCATCTGGCGTTGGCGAACATCAGACTATGGTTCGATTGGGATCTGACGGCTGCCGAGCGTGAGTTCAAGCGAGCCTGGGCTCTCAACCCTTCCAACGCGGAGGTTATCCATCAGAACGCACATATGCTGGTGTACCTGGGACATTCCGAAGAAGCAGTAATGCATATGAAACAGGCAGTGAAGCTTGAACCTCTCTCGATTCTCATGAACGCCTGTCTGGGACAGATTCTATACTTGGCGCGCAGGTACGACGAGGCGATAGAGCAGCTCGAGAAGACAATCGAGATGGACCCCAACTTTTACAGTCCCTACATCTGGCTCGCGTTCACCTACGCGCTGAAAGGGATGTACGAACAAGCCACGGAAACAGTTCGAGGACTCACTACCTCCCGACCGGGTGGCAAGGCCGCGAGGGCAACTCTCGGATATATCTGTTCAGTCTCGGGCAGGACTGGCGAGGCGAAGGATATATGTGATGAGTTGAAGGAGCTCTCCAAAAAGGAAACCGTGACTCCGTACTACCTAGCCCGGATCTACGCAGGTCTGGGAGAGAGCGAGCATTCTATTGAGTGCTTGAACAAGTGCTACGAAGAGCGTGATGCTTCGCTCGCCTTTCTTAAGACGGATCCTGTTTGGGACAACCTGCGTCATGATACAGGCTTTGTGGATCTGATAAAGAAGATGGGCTTTGAGGCATGA
- a CDS encoding isoprenylcysteine carboxylmethyltransferase family protein, translating to MAVGKARGKRLAFLLQGVAFALAFAIQRPNRGMLAESASALDLVLTVLVVALMCLSIGFAAGAVRTLGRQWAVGARVIEAHKLVTTGPYAWVRHPIYAGMGGMLIASGLVLSSWWALAIAIAFYGAGTIIRVRVEEKLLLEVFGEEYRVYRARVPAVFPWRGVAWHV from the coding sequence GTGGCCGTCGGCAAAGCCCGAGGGAAACGCCTCGCGTTTCTCCTCCAAGGCGTCGCCTTCGCGCTCGCCTTCGCGATCCAGCGCCCGAATCGCGGCATGCTCGCCGAAAGTGCGTCCGCGCTGGATCTCGTGCTCACCGTTCTGGTTGTAGCCCTGATGTGCCTCTCGATCGGGTTCGCGGCCGGGGCAGTCCGAACGCTCGGCCGGCAATGGGCCGTGGGCGCGCGGGTCATAGAGGCCCACAAGCTTGTGACGACCGGGCCCTATGCCTGGGTGCGTCATCCGATCTACGCTGGGATGGGTGGCATGTTGATCGCCTCGGGGCTCGTGCTCAGTTCGTGGTGGGCGCTGGCTATTGCGATTGCCTTCTACGGTGCCGGTACCATCATTCGCGTGCGGGTTGAGGAGAAGTTGCTGTTGGAGGTGTTTGGCGAGGAATACAGGGTGTACCGCGCCCGGGTTCCGGCGGTGTTTCCTTGGCGTGGTGTCGCCTGGCACGTATGA
- a CDS encoding DUF1003 domain-containing protein, whose translation MDERERLIAREELRKLRKPIHNANIVHKESLSGLEKAAVSVTDHVGSMGFFLIIFIWTLSWLAWNTLAPKDLRIDPFPAFVLWLFISNMIQLFLMPLIMVGQNLQGRHAEKRAESDFEVNVRAEKEIEVILMHLDHQNELILKILEHIEKGKDGEEDSNAPQRIQP comes from the coding sequence ATGGACGAAAGAGAGCGTCTGATAGCTCGTGAAGAATTGAGAAAGTTACGCAAGCCAATACATAATGCAAATATTGTGCACAAAGAAAGTCTTAGTGGATTGGAAAAGGCCGCTGTCAGTGTTACAGACCATGTCGGCTCAATGGGGTTTTTCTTAATCATATTTATCTGGACACTATCATGGCTTGCTTGGAATACTCTTGCGCCAAAAGATTTGCGGATCGATCCTTTTCCTGCATTCGTTCTATGGCTCTTTATCTCCAACATGATTCAGCTGTTTCTGATGCCCTTAATCATGGTTGGTCAAAATCTTCAAGGCCGTCATGCGGAAAAGAGAGCAGAGTCTGATTTTGAAGTGAACGTTAGAGCGGAAAAGGAAATTGAGGTCATACTCATGCATCTTGACCACCAAAATGAACTCATCTTGAAAATTCTTGAACATATTGAGAAAGGCAAAGATGGCGAAGAAGACAGCAACGCGCCGCAGCGCATCCAGCCATAA
- a CDS encoding class I SAM-dependent methyltransferase, producing MNIQDAYTNWSVTYDSDRNLTRDLSQVVTRNSLANLHCKSILEIGCGTGNNTIFLAQIAEKVRALDFSEGMIDRAKRKVQAENVTFAMADITTRWPCEDASADLVVCSLVLEHIENLSFIYSEAFRSLVAGGCFFVCELHPFRQYQGTKASFRRDGGTTEIQAFIHHISDFLNVAEASGLTLQSLKEWWHEEDQDKLPRLVSFMFQN from the coding sequence ATGAACATCCAAGATGCTTACACCAATTGGTCGGTAACGTATGACTCTGATCGCAACCTTACGCGCGATCTTAGTCAGGTTGTCACCAGGAACAGTCTGGCAAATCTCCACTGCAAATCAATCCTTGAGATTGGCTGCGGAACAGGGAATAACACTATCTTTCTTGCGCAAATCGCCGAGAAAGTTCGTGCCCTCGACTTTTCAGAAGGCATGATCGACCGGGCCAAAAGGAAGGTGCAGGCAGAGAATGTGACTTTTGCAATGGCAGACATCACAACGCGCTGGCCGTGTGAAGACGCGTCTGCCGATCTGGTTGTCTGCAGTCTCGTGCTCGAGCACATAGAGAATCTATCTTTCATCTATTCTGAAGCATTTCGGTCTTTGGTTGCCGGAGGATGCTTCTTCGTTTGTGAGCTACATCCCTTCAGGCAATATCAAGGGACCAAGGCCAGTTTTCGGCGCGACGGAGGAACGACTGAGATTCAGGCGTTCATACATCACATCTCCGATTTCCTAAACGTCGCCGAGGCCAGTGGGTTGACGCTCCAGAGTCTGAAGGAGTGGTGGCACGAAGAAGATCAAGACAAGCTACCCAGACTGGTGTCGTTCATGTTTCAAAACTGA
- a CDS encoding S9 family peptidase translates to MKTGLCGPCVPYLFVIDSVRMHQHERGYSFVVRKSWGSGMRTTSSLVFTLSCLLCVLVNSMGHASELTLERVCSDPDLNGPRLREIKISPDCSRVAFLRNRDGDSERFDLWVYSLAGNRTSLIVDCDSITGGAETLSDDEKARRERKRVFATGIVEYSWSVDGQALLFGLDGDIYRYDLTQPRGRAIRRLTQTPEFEADARFSPKGRYVSFIREQNIFIIDLTSGKERQLTFDGTGLIKNGVAEFIAQEEMDRYTGYWWSDDEKNIAFTQTNENLVDVMQRYEIYADTFKVVDERYPRTGTPNVIIKLGVMSVANGDLTWMDLGNNTDIYVARVDWLPDNKHVAIQRQSRDQKVLDLMFGDISTGQTRVVLTESSKTWINLHDDLTFFKKKSMFIWSSERTGYKHLYLYDLDGKLVRPLTAGNWVVRKLARVDEKNRRVYFEGFVKGPLEKHLYCTSLSTNAVGQTRQITSAEGWHDVEGGDKCEFFVDRFSNPDTPPQVSLRRMDGTVIAFLEANKLDGSHPYYPYVGSHSSPEFGTLTAVDGSLLYYSITKPVPFDPGKKYPAIVDVYGGPLFQIVMKSWGERKGLWVQYMAQHGYVVFALDNRGSGNRGKAFEDAIYRGLGNVEVEDQIEGTNFLKSLAYVDPNRIGIFGHSYGGYMALLSMMKAPRVFKAGVSASPVTDWLLYDTHYTERYLARPQENAEGYEKSSALKYIEGLDGELMIIHGMADDNVLFLNSCRLFKVLQDRGILFETMTYPGSKHSLSGKSVQTHFYKTVTKFFDEHL, encoded by the coding sequence ATGAAGACAGGATTATGCGGGCCGTGCGTTCCGTATCTCTTTGTGATAGATTCTGTCCGTATGCACCAGCACGAGCGTGGTTACTCCTTCGTCGTAAGGAAATCTTGGGGGTCAGGGATGAGAACAACGTCGTCGCTAGTCTTCACTCTATCTTGTCTGTTGTGTGTTCTGGTGAATTCGATGGGTCATGCGAGCGAGCTGACCCTCGAGCGCGTCTGCAGTGACCCTGATCTAAACGGGCCACGCCTTCGCGAGATCAAGATTTCACCTGATTGTAGCCGAGTTGCGTTTCTAAGGAATAGAGACGGGGATTCTGAACGATTTGATCTCTGGGTCTATAGCCTCGCGGGCAACAGAACCAGCTTGATCGTAGACTGCGACTCGATTACTGGAGGCGCCGAGACCTTATCGGACGACGAAAAGGCGAGGCGAGAGCGCAAACGTGTCTTTGCGACAGGCATTGTCGAGTACTCCTGGTCAGTCGATGGTCAGGCCCTGCTCTTTGGCCTCGACGGCGACATTTACCGCTACGATTTGACACAACCGCGTGGTCGCGCGATAAGACGACTCACCCAGACGCCGGAATTCGAAGCAGACGCTCGTTTCTCTCCAAAAGGACGCTACGTGTCCTTCATTCGCGAGCAGAACATCTTCATCATTGATCTCACCAGCGGGAAAGAGAGGCAGCTTACCTTCGACGGCACGGGGTTGATCAAGAACGGAGTGGCAGAATTCATCGCACAGGAGGAAATGGACCGTTACACGGGTTACTGGTGGTCTGACGACGAAAAGAACATTGCCTTTACCCAGACCAACGAGAATCTTGTTGACGTGATGCAGCGCTACGAGATCTATGCGGACACGTTCAAAGTTGTCGATGAACGTTATCCAAGGACCGGCACACCGAACGTCATTATCAAGCTGGGTGTGATGAGCGTCGCGAACGGGGACCTAACGTGGATGGACCTGGGAAACAACACAGATATCTATGTCGCACGGGTCGATTGGCTGCCGGACAACAAACACGTGGCGATCCAACGACAAAGCCGAGATCAGAAGGTCTTGGACTTGATGTTTGGCGACATCTCCACAGGACAAACGCGCGTGGTACTGACGGAATCCAGTAAGACGTGGATAAATCTGCACGACGACCTGACCTTTTTCAAGAAGAAGTCCATGTTCATCTGGTCGTCAGAGCGTACCGGTTACAAACACCTCTATCTTTACGATCTTGATGGAAAGCTGGTGCGCCCGCTGACCGCCGGCAATTGGGTCGTACGTAAGCTGGCGCGCGTTGACGAGAAAAATCGCAGGGTGTACTTTGAAGGTTTTGTCAAGGGCCCCCTCGAGAAGCACCTCTATTGCACTTCCTTGTCCACAAACGCCGTCGGGCAGACAAGGCAAATCACGAGCGCTGAGGGTTGGCACGACGTTGAGGGTGGCGACAAGTGCGAATTCTTCGTCGATCGATTTTCCAATCCCGATACACCACCTCAGGTTAGCCTGCGGCGAATGGATGGAACGGTCATCGCGTTCCTTGAGGCCAACAAGCTGGATGGCTCTCACCCGTATTATCCTTATGTCGGCTCTCATTCTTCACCGGAATTTGGAACTCTGACAGCGGTGGACGGCTCTCTTCTCTATTACAGCATTACGAAGCCCGTTCCGTTTGATCCCGGCAAGAAATATCCGGCGATTGTTGACGTTTATGGAGGACCACTGTTCCAGATTGTGATGAAGTCCTGGGGAGAACGCAAAGGACTCTGGGTGCAGTATATGGCACAGCACGGATACGTCGTGTTTGCGTTGGACAACCGAGGCTCGGGAAACCGAGGCAAGGCTTTCGAAGACGCGATCTATCGCGGCCTCGGGAACGTGGAAGTGGAAGATCAGATCGAGGGCACCAACTTTCTCAAGAGCCTGGCCTATGTGGATCCGAACAGAATCGGCATTTTCGGCCACAGCTATGGCGGATACATGGCGTTGCTTTCGATGATGAAAGCCCCTCGCGTCTTCAAAGCGGGAGTTTCTGCGTCTCCGGTCACTGACTGGCTGCTTTACGATACGCACTATACGGAGCGCTATCTCGCAAGGCCGCAAGAAAACGCGGAAGGCTACGAGAAGAGCAGCGCGCTGAAATATATCGAGGGTCTCGATGGAGAGCTGATGATCATTCATGGCATGGCCGATGACAACGTGCTTTTCTTGAATAGCTGCAGGCTCTTCAAGGTGTTGCAGGACAGAGGCATTCTCTTTGAAACGATGACTTATCCCGGCAGCAAGCACAGTCTCAGCGGGAAAAGCGTGCAGACACATTTCTATAAGACTGTGACCAAGTTCTTCGATGAACACCTTTGA
- the cysK gene encoding cysteine synthase A yields the protein MARIAEDVTQLIGKTPLVRLGRIGDGLRADIVAKLEAFNPGSSVKDRIGLNMIEAAERKGLIREDTIILEPTSGNTGIALALVCAARGYKAILIMPDTMSVERRKLLKIFGAELILTPGAEGMPGAVRKAEELAASNPRYFMPQQFRNPSNPEIHRKTTAVEIWDDTGGKVDILVSGVGTGGTITGVAEVIKSRKPAFKAIAVEPIDSPVLSGGKPGPHKIQGIGAGFVPEVLRMDLVDEVIKVSHQDAGVAARRLAREEGILAGISSGAALWAALDVAKRPESEGKMIVVMLPDTGERYLSTWLFEE from the coding sequence ATGGCAAGAATAGCAGAGGACGTCACACAACTCATCGGAAAGACCCCGCTGGTTAGACTCGGTAGAATCGGGGACGGACTGCGCGCCGACATAGTCGCAAAGCTCGAGGCGTTCAACCCGGGCTCCAGTGTGAAGGACAGAATCGGCCTGAACATGATCGAGGCGGCGGAACGCAAGGGACTCATTCGCGAGGACACCATCATTCTCGAACCCACGAGCGGCAACACCGGAATCGCTCTAGCGTTGGTGTGCGCTGCAAGGGGCTACAAGGCGATCTTGATCATGCCCGATACGATGAGCGTGGAGAGACGAAAGCTGCTAAAGATCTTTGGCGCGGAGCTGATACTCACGCCGGGGGCCGAGGGGATGCCCGGCGCAGTCAGGAAGGCCGAGGAACTTGCCGCCTCAAATCCGAGATACTTCATGCCGCAGCAGTTCCGCAACCCGTCAAATCCCGAAATCCATCGCAAGACCACGGCCGTGGAAATATGGGACGACACCGGTGGCAAGGTGGACATTCTCGTGTCCGGCGTTGGGACAGGCGGTACGATCACAGGTGTGGCAGAGGTAATCAAGTCTCGCAAGCCCGCGTTCAAGGCGATAGCAGTCGAACCGATCGATTCTCCGGTGCTCTCGGGCGGCAAACCCGGGCCGCACAAGATTCAAGGTATAGGAGCCGGGTTCGTCCCGGAGGTGCTTCGCATGGACCTGGTGGACGAGGTGATCAAGGTGAGTCACCAGGACGCCGGTGTCGCGGCGAGAAGGCTCGCTCGAGAAGAGGGAATACTGGCGGGCATCTCCTCCGGCGCGGCCCTGTGGGCAGCCCTCGACGTGGCGAAGAGACCTGAGAGCGAGGGCAAGATGATCGTTGTGATGCTCCCCGACACGGGAGAGCGTTACTTGAGCACATGGCTATTCGAGGAATAG